AGAAAATGATGGTGTAAAAGATTCCTTGAGAGAAAATTAGTGGTGTTAGGGGACAGTTGGATTCATTTGTTTGGGCGCAAGCTTGTGCGTGTCCTTTTTGCTACAAAAAGTTGATATACACCAAATACCAAATAAACTATAGTCATGTGATCCGGCATGTATCGGTTTTTTGGAATAAGGTTGATGCTCCTCTATCTCGTGTTTCCACTAAAGCATGCCTGGGCTATCAAGGAAAGTAAACATGGACCCAACACCTATATTTTAGATAATTAAAAAGTTCTGGCTTCCCACTGTCAAATGGTGAAGCAAATGTCCTAAGGAACATATATGTAGCCAGCACACAATGATGCACCAACGCATCACCAATGTACAAAAGATGAACTAAAAAtagaaagaaaaataaaattttcaaataGGACCCGATATCTATATATAGTGATGAAGTATACCATGAAAATTAGAGTGCAGTCTGGTTAAGGTCTAATTTCAGCTTATAGATTGTGAGAAGCAGCTTACAAGCTGTAACTGTTCGTAAGCTGGGCGAGAGCAGATTGCTATACTGTAACAATAATCTGGAATCCAGGATGAAAACTCAGCTTATGGTTGTAAAACCTAAATGCACAATCTATCCCAACTCCCAAGCTAAATCAAACTTGCCCTTACTCGTGTGCTCCATGTCAAATTTCAATTTTTTGTCTCCAGTTTTCCAAATATGAGCTAAAGTAAAAAAGCAATAGCCGTTCGTCGGTCAAACTCTCCAACCACTTGGCAGGATCCAAATCCCATCTCGTATAATTAATATGGGAGCGTTTTCCATACGAAAATTTGTAAAAGTGAGCCTCTGGCAgttgcgcgcgcgcgcgttgtTCGCGCTTTCGCGTTATCCATGTTTTACATGGAGCCAGCTTCAAATGGTTGAACACATGCCACATAATCTGAAGATAAACTACGTCGTTGCAAAGGCAAAAGGCAACGACAATTGCCAAGCAATGGGCACCACCCTGCACCTAAAAGCAATCATCATAAGCTGTTGGTATCAGCTTTTCTTATCCGTATCCGGAACTGACCTCATTCCAGTGGAATTGGGTCTTCCAGGACCATGGCCAGTAGGCCCTCAAAAGACATGATTTGAAGTGTATCATACAAGCTAAGCTAAGCCAAGCCTTATCGTCTGCCTACTAGTGCTGTAGCGCATATATTCTTGAGAGGTTGGCACCAACCCAGGCTCAAAAGAATACCTCAACTGCTCGTTCAGATCACTCCAAATTAAGAGGCTGCTACCAAGACCAGCTCACCATGGGCAGCAACGGCACGGCCACCGCCGCGCACGCGTCGGCGCTGGCCCCGCCGCCGTCGCAGGGGAGGCTGATCACGGTGCTGAGCATCGACGGTGGCGGCATCCGGGGGCTCATACCGGCCACCATCATCGCCTGCCTCGAGGCCAAGCTCCAGGTACGTGATGAACAAACCCATTAAGAGCTAGCTAGCGCGATTGATTATTGGTAGCAGCAACGCTAGCTTATTACCGTCGGGGATGCAGGAGCTAGACGGGCCAGAGGCCAGGATCGCGGACTACTTCGACGTGATCGCCGGGACGAGCACCGGCGCGCTGATCACGGCGATGCTGGCGGCGCCGGACGAGAAGAAGCGGCCGCTCTTCGCCGCCAAGGACATCAGCCAGTTCTACCTCGAGAACGGGCCCAAGATCTTCCCACAAAGAAAGTATGATTGATGCCATGTTTTAGTGGTCTgacactaccaaacatttcacTTTTCACACGCTGCTTTTAGTCCTGGTGCGCCACATGCTGCATGAATCACAGTGATAGTGAAACCGTACCGGCTGCTGCAAGATTGATCAGAAGCATGATTGATGGTGACAATGGAAGCAACTGTGTGAACGAACTGTGAAAACCCACATGTGTGATGTGCTGCAGGATCGGGTTCCTGAAGCCGGCGGCGAACCTGCTGAGCCTGATGAGGGGCCCCAAGTACGACGGCGCCTTCCTGCACGACAAGATCAAGAGCCTGACGCACGACGTGAGGATCGCGGACACGGTGACCAACGTCGTGGTCCCGGCGTTCGACGTCAAGTCCCTGCAGCCCGTCATCTTCTCGACGTACGAGGCGCTGCACGAGCCGCTCAAGAACGCGCACCTCGCCGACATCTGCAtcagcacggcggcggcgcccaccTACTTCCCGGCGCACTTCTTCAGGACCGAGAGCGCCGACGGGAAGAAGCCCGGCCGGGAGTTCCACCTCGTCGACGGGGGCGTCGCCGCCAACAACCCCACCATGGTCGCCATGTCCATGCTCACCAAGGAGGTGCTCCGCCACAACCCGGACTTCAGGCCCGTGGAGTTCGGCAACTTCCTCATCGTCTCCATTGGCACCGGGGCGCCCAAGCAGGCGGAGAAGTACACCGCGCCCAAGTGCGCCAAGTGGGGCCTGCTCCGGTGGCTCTACGACGGTGGCTTCACCCCGCTCATCGACATCTTCTCCCACGCCAGCGCGGACATGGTCGACATCCACGCCCAAGTGCTCTTCGAGGCCCTTCGTTGCGAGAAGAACTACCTCCGCATCCAGGTACAATATTCGTTCGCAACCATGTTAGTTCAGCCTAAAAGCTTGAAGTTCTTTTTTATCAGCTTATACAATTAAGATTGTGGCTAATCTAATAGACATGCGTTTGTAGGATGATTCGCTAGTAGGACACACATCGTCAGTGGACATCGCGACGAAGGAGAACATGGAGGCGCTGGTCGGGATTGGAAGGGAGCTCCTCAAGAAGCCGATGGCGAGGGTGAACATCGACACGGGGGTTTACGAGCCTGTCCCTGGCGAGGGCACCAACGAGCAGGCTCTCGAGCGCTTTGCTAGGAAGCTCTCCGACGAGCTCAAGCTACGCAAGAAAAACCTCAACTCTACTAGCTTAGCTTAGCTTAGCTTGCTTGCCAAGCAGAGTGGGCCTCGATCAAAAGCGGCAAAACATGCGAATATATCAATAAAAGTTTTGCTTGCTTTTGATCGGAAACCTGATCTGACAATGTGTATCTGGAGTTGTAATATTACCTGCCCTTGCATGTGCAATCATGCAGAAAGAGAGAgacacacagagagagagagagagagagagagagagagagagcgtaaGCAAGAACGAAGCAGCAGGTGATTTTGGGCCGGGGAATCATGGATGGGCCTTATTTCAGCCTTGAAAACTATCGATCCATGGGCCGTCTGAACACTGGGCCTGATGATAGCTTATCTATCCATCCCAACAAAAACGTTAAACTCTGGGTCTACGACAGAAGAGTAGAAGACGGATGGGAGGAAAATGGAGTGGTATAAATCTGAACAGCGACATCTTTCACCGGTATTAAAGTGTACTAAGAAGGTTTGCTGATAAATTTCTAAAGCGTGCATCTTTCGGTGTCACAGACCTAatttttcccttctttttctcTGACCTTAGGAAACCTTTAGTGGCCTTCCTTTGCCTCCATCCTACGTTTAACATTTTTAATTACAGTTGTTAGAGCGCATAAGGCATCTTTAGATATGTAATAACAATCGGCCTACAATAGCCCTTCCCATGATGAGACGCACTGATCACTCATGTACTAGATCGGCCACATTAAACCCATTAAACATTGTCAAATACAGATATTGGAATAAAAGATAAAACAAtgaaaaacaaaaacaaaaaaaaactacCCTACTCTTTTGTGCTCTATTGTAAGCTAACCATCATTCCACACAAGATAGATAGGAGCCCTGCCAGATAGTGGtttaaaagaagaaaaaaaagggagGGGTGCAAAATACAAAAATTTTGAACATTAGGCGGGATTTTTATTTTGTCATCAGTGGGTTTTTCTTTTGTTGGGATATTGCCACGCCCAAACTTACGAGCTCAGGATCATTTTGGTTAATTGTGTTGTTCCTTTTGTTTTACTTTTTGCTGTTGAGCTGAATTATCTGCTGCTACGTTGTGATCTGACAGATTGCGCCCATGTCACATCTACAACAAGtggaagaacctcttgatcatCAATATATTATTGGACGCTCCAACCTTCTCTCTCGTGTTCGATGGCAGCAGAGACCTCCCAATGACGATGCAATCTGGGATGAAGAGGACATGATGGTCCTCATGTGGCTCTAGGCCACTCTCTCCTAAGACCTTCATTCATGACATGGTCGTGTGGAGGAACAAAATGGTGGCCCGTAGCATCTGAAAAGATTTAAGACTTCTTCACCGACAACAAATCTAAGGCCGCACCGCCCAGCaacccaccaccaccgcctGTCGACCTCCCGACCTCTTCTCCTTCTAAGGCCGGAGGCGTTGCAGATCTAGCAGCCCCTGCTTCCCGAACTCCGGCGTGATGCTTTGGAGAAGAAGAACGGGATTGCGGGCCCACCTAGCAATGGCTCGGACGACGCTTCTGCGATGTGATGCGTACTGATTGTTAGATCCGGAGCCACGGGACTATGCACATAGCGTActtattctaggataaggggtggAACATGGTCCACGCTCTACACCAgttataactactcgtacagaAGTAGAACTaatcggaacagaaggaaactacccaagtagtactcgggtagaactCCAAAACTCGTATTTGGCTATGATTTTTATGCAATCTTGTTCCCCCaaaatatataagggcgggcagggaccccctccaaagtaTCAACCAACAATCCACATCTAAGTCAATACAAACTACCATATagaacatagggtattacgcatactgcagcccaaacctgtctaaaattttgtgttccttgcacattcaagttcctgatctcagcgacatcccatctacaatctaccacctcggggataTCCTTCGGTGGGCTtgaaggttaaacaccgacactaaTAGGACGGTTTGCTGATAAATTTCTAAAACGTGCATCTTTCGGTGTCATAGATCcaatttcttttcttctttttctctAACCTTAGGAAACCTTTAGTGGCATTTTCCCTCCTTCCTATGCTTAGCATTTTTTATTACAGTTGTTAGAGCGCAGTAGGCATTTTTAGATATGGTAATAACAATCCACCTACAATGGCCCTTCCCATGAGACTCAAGGTACTAGATCAGCCATATTAAACCCAATAAGCATTGTCAAATATAGAGATTGGAATAAAAGA
Above is a genomic segment from Panicum hallii strain FIL2 chromosome 8, PHallii_v3.1, whole genome shotgun sequence containing:
- the LOC112902681 gene encoding patatin-like protein 1, whose translation is MGSNGTATAAHASALAPPPSQGRLITVLSIDGGGIRGLIPATIIACLEAKLQELDGPEARIADYFDVIAGTSTGALITAMLAAPDEKKRPLFAAKDISQFYLENGPKIFPQRKIGFLKPAANLLSLMRGPKYDGAFLHDKIKSLTHDVRIADTVTNVVVPAFDVKSLQPVIFSTYEALHEPLKNAHLADICISTAAAPTYFPAHFFRTESADGKKPGREFHLVDGGVAANNPTMVAMSMLTKEVLRHNPDFRPVEFGNFLIVSIGTGAPKQAEKYTAPKCAKWGLLRWLYDGGFTPLIDIFSHASADMVDIHAQVLFEALRCEKNYLRIQDDSLVGHTSSVDIATKENMEALVGIGRELLKKPMARVNIDTGVYEPVPGEGTNEQALERFARKLSDELKLRKKNLNSTSLA